CCCCCAAACATCGTGCCGGCACGGTTACTGAAAGCCCTCTAGCACACGGAACATAGAGTTGGCCCTGAAACTACTACTAGAAGGAATTCCAGTGCCAGTGCACAGCACCACTCTACACCCTCAAACAGTGCCAGACCCGAAACCGACAAAACAAGGGGCTGGAGCGAATACTACAAACTACTAGAAGTTATTCAAGGCCCATAGCACAGCATCACTCTATAGCCCTGAACCTGACACCACTTCCAGGAGTCAATGGGCACCTCTTTCAGGATGGCAGCCTCAGCTATTACAGGCATTCatttgacaggttctctttaaagccGATGTTATGAAGGTTCCGACCACATAAAAGGCCCACGGCATGACGGTTCTGGTATTTCTGTCCTCTCCGCTCCAGCTTCAAGATTCTCCAGGAGAAGTCAAGCAGAGTAATAAATAAGGGTGAAGCACAGGGCGAGCCTGGAGGGTGGCGGGGGGTACGGACTGCCCTGCTTCTGCGCTCAATAGTCCATTTCACACTCTTCACTGTCACACCATTCAGACGGAGTGTCTGTGCCGAAGAAGCGGTCCCCGAAATTACCTGCGGAAGAAACATTGTACGTTATAGAAGACTGGCCATAAACCAATCCACGCACTGTAGAGcaaagaaaatggggggggggaggagctaaATCAACGACTACCCCCTCCCCCAAGCGAGTGGTCACTCACCGATGCCCGGGATGATGTGGAATTCCTGGTTGACGCGTTTATCCACAGCGGTGGTGATGATTCGCACTCGCGGGAAGGCGTACGCCACCGAGTGTACT
The sequence above is drawn from the Rana temporaria chromosome 4, aRanTem1.1, whole genome shotgun sequence genome and encodes:
- the LOC120935261 gene encoding uridine-cytidine kinase-like 1, with translation MMAIRVLLDHDVQEEKIFLLSLLMAEMGVHSVAYAFPRVRIITTAVDKRVNQEFHIIPGIGNFGDRFFGTDTPSEWCDSEECEMDY